The genomic interval CTGATGCGTCTGCTCACCAGCGACAGCAACGGCTGGACGCCGTTCCCGGGCCCCGCGGGCAGATGAAGGCGCGCGATTTGCCGCCGGCCTGGCGCTGCCGCGGACCGTTGCCCTTCCGGCCGCTTCGCCGCCGCGGTCCGCGGATCCGCCGCCCGTAAAGTCTCCGCATGCCCATCCACCGCCGGAAAACGCGACAGGTCTCGGTCGGTGACGAACGCGTGGGCGTGGTGAAGATCGGCGGCGACGCGCCGGTGAGCGTGCAGTCGATGACCTCGGGCTACACCTTCGAGGTCGACGCCTGCGTGGCCGAGATCAACCGCCTCGCCGACGCCGGGGCGGACATCGTCCGCGTCGCCGTGCCCAACAAGAAGGACACGGCGGCGCTCAAGGACGTGCTGCCGCGGGTGAAGGTGCCGATCGTCGCCGACGTCCACTTCCACTTCGGCCGGGCTCTGGAGGCGGTGGAGTCGGGCGTGCACAAGATCCGCCTGAACCCCGGCAACATCCAGGACCGCGGCCACGTCAAGGAGGTGATCGCCGCGTGCAAGGAGAGAGGCCTGCCGATCCGGATCGGGGTCAACGAGGGCTCGATCATCGAGCGCAGAGACAAGCAGAAGCGGATGCGCGAGCTGGGCGGGGTCTTCAGCGATTCGAAGCACGGCCACTTCCTGGCGATCATGATCGCGAAGCTCGAGGAGTACCTCGACATCTTCTACGAGGAGGGCTTCTTCGACCTCACGATCTCCGCGAAGAGCCCCGACCCCGGCCTGGTGATCGAGGCCTACGAGGCCGTCTCGGCACGCTTCGACCACCCTCTGCACCTGGGCGTCACCCACGCCGGCCCGCGGGAGACCGGCGCCATCCGCAGCGTCGTGCCGCTGGGCCACCTGCTCGCCAGCGGGATCGGCGACACCGTCCGCATCAGCTACGCGAGCGACCCGGTCCTCGAGGTGG from Phycisphaera mikurensis NBRC 102666 carries:
- the ispG gene encoding flavodoxin-dependent (E)-4-hydroxy-3-methylbut-2-enyl-diphosphate synthase: MPIHRRKTRQVSVGDERVGVVKIGGDAPVSVQSMTSGYTFEVDACVAEINRLADAGADIVRVAVPNKKDTAALKDVLPRVKVPIVADVHFHFGRALEAVESGVHKIRLNPGNIQDRGHVKEVIAACKERGLPIRIGVNEGSIIERRDKQKRMRELGGVFSDSKHGHFLAIMIAKLEEYLDIFYEEGFFDLTISAKSPDPGLVIEAYEAVSARFDHPLHLGVTHAGPRETGAIRSVVPLGHLLASGIGDTVRISYASDPVLEVEDALEMLYCLGLRERRGVDLIACPTCGRIEVDLFTLVQDVRAKLADEIKLPIKVAVMGCIVNGPGEAEGADVAVFAGKQRGILYVQGAKVATVPESEILDRLLLEAKRFEARVLAGEAKLGEKVVEILPPDPLGEVGRDWTTGAEAAPGRAELTVGRS